One part of the Rutidosis leptorrhynchoides isolate AG116_Rl617_1_P2 chromosome 1, CSIRO_AGI_Rlap_v1, whole genome shotgun sequence genome encodes these proteins:
- the LOC139865510 gene encoding large ribosomal subunit protein mL102 (rPPR5), producing the protein MSLISSSKSRISNHNFFSNLTRITNTHQPFKALNFFCSSSTLDKPPNEEQNPDPESLKSAQEFQPGPVKIPESRIPRGKHRNPEKIEDTICRMMANRAWTTRLQNSIRNLVPVFDHDLVYNVLHSARNPDHALQFFRWVERSGLFKHDQETHYKIIDILGKASKLNHARCILLDMPKKGLKWNEDLFVILIDSYGKSGIVQESVKIFRSMEELGVPRTIKSYDVLFKVIMRKGRYMMAKRYFNKMLSEGIVPTRHTYNLMIWGFFLSSRVETANRFFEDMKSREISPDVVTYNTMINGFNRVSKIEEAEKFFVEMKAKNIDPTVISYTTMIKGYVKVNRVDDGLKLFEEMKGFGLKPDAFTYSTLLPGLCDAEKMADANNILKEMVHRHIAPQCNSVFLRLIVGQCKSGDLDAAADVLKSMMRLNVTPEAGHYGVLIESLCKKGVYDEAVKLLDQLIENEILLNTKGGLELESTVYNPMIEYLCNNGMTNKAETLFRQLMKLGVLDQVGFNTLICGHAKEGSPDSGFELLRIMLRRNVACEEATYKLLIESYLKKNEPSDAKTTLDSMIENGHRPDSLVYRSVMESLFEDGRVQTASRVMKTMVEMGVKEHMDLVSKILEALLLRGHVEEALGRIDLMMNVGFAPDFDSLLSVVCEKGKTIAAVKLLDYVLERDYSVEFSSYDKVLDALLAAGKTLNAYSILCKIKEKGGVTDKSSSDELIKILNEQGNTKQADILSRMIKGSGGKKVKKQVSAVAV; encoded by the coding sequence atGTCTTTAATTTCATCATCCAAATCCCGTATCTCGAATCACAATTTCTTTTCAAATCTTACAAGAATCACAAACACCCACCAACCATTCAAAGCCCTAAACTTTTTCTGTTCATCATCAACCCTAGATAAACCCCCAAATGAAGAACAAAACCCAGATCCCGAATCCCTCAAATCGGCCCAAGAATTTCAACCCGGCCCGGTCAAGATTCCTGAATCAAGAATCCCAAGAGGTAAGCATCGAAACCCAGAAAAGATTGAAGATACTATTTGTAGAATGATGGCAAACCGGGCATGGACGACCCGTTTGCAAAACTCGATCCGAAATCTTGTTCCTGTATTTGATCATGATCTTGTTTATAATGTATTGCATAGTGCTCGAAACCCAGATCATGCTTTGCAGTTTTTTAGGTGGGTTGAAAGGTCTGGACTGTTTAAACATGATCAAGAAACACATTATAAGATTATTGATATTTTAGGTAAAGCTTCAAAGCTTAATCATGCTAGGTGCATACTATTAGATATGCCTAAAAAGGGTCTTAAATGGAACGAAGATTTATTCGTTATTTTGATCGATAGTTACGGTAAATCGGGTATTGTTCAAGAAAGTGTCAAAATTTTTAGGAGTATGGAGGAATTAGGTGTACCTAGAACTATAAAATCATATGATGTTTTGTTTAAGGTTATAATGCGAAAAGGGAGGTATATGATGGCGAAACGTTATTTTAACAAAATGTTGAGTGAAGGTATTGTTCCTACGAGACATACGTATAATCTTATGATTTGGGGTTTTTTTCTTTCGTCGAGAGTTGAGACTGCTAATAGGTTTTTCGAAGATATGAAAAGTCGAGAGATTTCGCCTGATGTTGTTACGTATAATACAATGATTAATGGGTTTAATCGGGTTAGTAAGATAGAGGAAGCCGAGAAGTTTTTTGTTGAAATGAAAGCTAAGAATATTGATCCAACGGTTATTAGTTACACAACAATGATTAAAGGTTATGTTAAGGTTAATAGAGTAGACGATGGGTTGAAGTTGTTTGAAGAGATGAAAGGTTTTGGTTTGAAACCGGACGCTTTCACGTATTCAACTTTATTACCCGGGCTTTGTGATGCTGAAAAAATGGCGGACGCTAataatattttgaaggaaatggtccATCGTCATATTGCTCCGCAGTGTAATTCGGTGTTTTTACGTTTGATTGTTGGTCAATGTAAATCGGGTGATCTTGATGCTGCTGCTGATGTACTTAAATCGATGATGCGATTGAATGTTACCCCTGAAGCTGGACATTATGGTGTTTTAATTGAAAGTTTATGCAAAAAGGGTGTTTATGATGAAGCGGTTAAGTTATTGGATCAACTTATTGAGAATGAAATATTGTTGAACACGAAGGGTGGTTTAGAGCTTGAGTCGACTGTTTATAATCCGATGATTGAGTATCTTTGTAATAATGGTATGACGAATAAAGCTGAAACTTTATTTAGACAGTTGATGAAATTAGGTGTTTTGGATCAAGTTGGTTTTAACACTTTAATTTGTGGTCATGCAAAAGAAGGTTCGCCTGATTCTGGTTTCGAGCTTTTAAGAATTATGCTGAGGCGAAACGTTGCGTGTGAAGAAGCTACGTATAAGTTGCTTATCGAGAGCTACTTGAAGAAAAACGAACCATCGGATGCTAAAACGACACTTGATAGTATGATTGAAAACGGTCATCGACCCGATTCGTTAGTTTATCGATCGGTAATGGAGAGTTTGTTTGAAGACGGGCGGGTACAAACTGCTAGTCGGGTTATGAAAACGATGGTGGAAATGGGCGTAAAAGAACACATGGATTTGGTTTCGAAAATATTGGAAGCGCTTTTATTAAGAGGCCATGTTGAAGAAGCTTTAGGTCGAATCGATTTAATGATGAATGTCGGTTTTGCCCCTGATTTCGATAGTTTGTTATCCGTTGTATGCGAAAAGGGGAAAACGATTGCGGCTGTTAAGCTTTTGGATTATGTGTTGGAGAGGGATTATAGTGTTGAGTTTTCGAGTTATGATAAAGTGTTGGATGCACTTTTAGCTGCTGGAAAAACACTTAATGCGTACTCGATTTTATGTAAGATAAAAGAAAAAGGCGGTGTTACGGATAAAAGTAGCAGCGATGAGTTGATAAAGATTCTTAACGAACAGGGGAACACGAAACAGGCTGATATTTTATCGAGAATGATTAAAGGCAGTGGAGGTAAGAAAGTGAAGAAACAAGTATCAGCAGTTGCAGTTTGA